The Biomphalaria glabrata chromosome 1, xgBioGlab47.1, whole genome shotgun sequence sequence TTCTATGGGTTCTATTGGTTGGACGTCAATGGTACGTTATTAAtttaacaatataaacaaaaaaaatgttatcagGAAGTTACACAAGGGCTGCAATCTAATTTAATTTCAGAAGTTACAGCTCTTGATTTAACAATTTTGTGAAACTAGTTGATTGATATACaaattctctattttttttatgaatagtAGGCTAATTCTATTTTCAACTACCCCCGCTATAACTCATTCAACTTATCGGTATTTTTCCACTGGGCTCCGTTAAAACATTTAATGTGTTGTAGCTTCTAAATGAACATGTGAAGAAGTTTATATACATGGAACATTTTCCAATTGAATGGTGTACTTGTAACTATATCCCCTTTCAGAATTttgctagaaaatatttattgtactgaaaatgtgtatttaaaaCTTAAGGAATTCTCAAGATCTGATATCGATTTTTTGTACTTAAAATTTTATATCATAGAATAGAATAAAGGAGGATCTATAAATATGTACTTTAATAGTGTCGATGCAATTTAATTACCCTTAAGACCTTCTCTTTATCTTGCTAAATGAGGATGAAGTTGTCAGCATTTAAGAGGGAACGCTCTAAATTGTCCCCCAAAAGGTCATGGAGTATCAAATCAAAAGGAAAGATAAGGCTTGTTTCAGTTCTTATCTTGAAAAGCGTCACTAAATTTCCCGAAGCCATCTGTCAGGCCTTCACGTCATTGAACCTCTAGACCGTTAGTGTTACACTTGTCTGTTgattagactttcactctctCTGCCCTGTTCTTCATTATATGACGCcgtcagcatttttttttaaaaacatcatcTTTGTCTCCAACATTTGTTGAGATTGGGAATACTATTAGAGTACACGACGGTGTGTATTTGTTTCATATTAGCACATGTAGGAAACATACACATTCATTATCAATAAAGCTACAATCTGAACAGGGTGAGTTTAAAATGGGCCGGCAACCAATTGGGCTGGTGTGACCGTCGCCAAAATAGGCCCTATGTATAAAAACTCTGCTCGGATCAAGCTGCAAAAGATGCTATacttttctctaaaaaaaaattaataaaattagagTTCCCTGTTCTGGCCTTGccatctatatggcagatgatgataaggtcatctgtttttttttggccaacggtttacACGCAGGATGTCATATGGGCAGCTAAATGACCAACCACCATTACCTTCTTTAACTAAATTCAGCtgaccattagagttgggtggacagaGCCCTTTAAAtacccaaaattcaaaatctcagatTACAtggagattcgaacccaggatcccaggttaagccaagtgcttaaccacttagccGCCTCGCCCCTTCTCTGAAGAAGATGCTTTGTACTTTGTTTTTTGTCCTACATTGAAATAAAGATCTTTTACTAACGTTACAGATTAACACTAAACTAACACATTTCCAGAATTAGTGAAATAGCCTACATCTTAAAACCATTTTGGTGAAATTCAATCCCTTTTACACTTTAGTGACCAACAATGGTATGACTAGATTAAGTAGATTTAGTATAGTCCTATGAAATATGCGTTAGTTGAGTCAGTTATCAAATCGGCACAAATGGATGTCTATCATATGGTAGGCCTACGCAATTTGTGGACCGTAATTTTGTGGTAATGCTAGGGCAGATCTCGGACACCTAGTCTTCACACCGATCACAAGCTTTACTAGGAAATAATAAAGGGTCAAGTTGTTTGGTCGGTCAGCTCAGCATTATGAGATACAAGTTTGAGCCTTGAGTTATTACCATATTCCAGTGTTAGGCTCACTTCTATACTTTATCCCCGACTTGTTTAAGCGTTAGTCCACTTTTAAGTATAGTCCCGCTATAATCTTTCAACACAAACTTGGCCTGCGCTGCTTAAATTGTGGTCCCATATACCATAAATCAGGTCCATCATATCGTAAGCCCACATTGTTTGTATGGTGttctacatgtttcggatgttccttcagagttgaagataattgacTTCCTAGTCCAATCCTCCCGCAGGACTATATGGGATGGTagggggcagggtttgaacccgggaccatctagtccgaacgacagtcctgcgcgcaaaccacacgaccaggcagccatccattaacTACTTGAAGGATAcagaaatatatttcaaaacattttgggGCAGGTATTTCAATAATCTAGTAAATCAATGGAAGAAAAATTTGAATTTGTTAGCAGAAAAACATGTACGTTTAATTTCTTGAGTAAGTTTGCactaaaaaatacaatttcaaaAGAATGTACAGTTTTATAATTTCCTTAAAGTTTAAAAGCTGATAACAGCTCTATTCAAAGCCCTTATctgtgcattttttttcctattctAAACTTTTCTTTACCATGAAATCTAAATACACATGAAAAAATCAGACCACTTTATTTAGCGAATCAAAAGATTAGATGCTGTCACCAAATTTAGgcgaccacacacacacacatacacacagaaaacacacacaatCTTTTGACCATTCCACCAGTTTCAAGATTATGCATCGGGGCCAGGAATCGGGAGCATATTTAATCTCCAGCCGTTGAAATCTTCTGCTCTTCTAGACTCTTTCTTTAGGCGTTGGACATTCACACGATCAAACAAAGATGAAGCTTCAGCTACTCGCCATCTTAGCACTGGCCCTCGCCGCCTATGCCGCGGACGCCGACGACCCCACTACAGTTTGCCTGCCATCACAGTTTCAGAGCACCGTTTACGACTTCAACAACAGAGTACGTTTTTACGACAATCACAATACTGTATTATGCACAACTTATAAGATATTCATATTATTAGTTAAAgtcataaaaattattattttttttactagcttTTTGCTCGATTTTAATACGCAcacaaattgtgtacaaatattttactCCATTTAACGGATATTTGTCAAAGTGAATTGGTAATATgcaacaacatttgaatcaatgtTTCAGGATCTTGGCGTGGCTGCTGGAGACTTTACCAAGAACCTGACTGTACTAACCTTCCAGAAAGCTAACTTCAGATTGCTCTACGATTTGACCGCAGTGAGTACTTATGACTATAGCTTGCGTAGATTGCCATGAAAACAAGGTTcgtaggatatttttttttaaaaatgacatcTAATCTTAATACATAGAACGGCATTGAATGACATGTGATGACATTCTTCCACAGTTGAAAACTTATCTCATCGTAAATGACACATGTACAAATTTTGACATGGATCCCAGCCAAGCCATCTTCAGATGTTTACCAGGTAAGCTCAAAATtgtgaagtgttttttttacatttagctctcaacttttggagctcaatctttttaataaaacaagagagttaaaaaaaaaataagcaaaatgttATAAATTGTATTCTATATTCAGAATTTCATATacaaagtatattttaaaagaatgcTATATACATACCAATACGAAGTATACGAAGAATGACAATGCTTTATACAGAATGCTATATACATATTATAGAACTGATAAATGGAAATATTATTTctagaataaaaaagaaataaaatcttaagatatgcacaaagataaagaccCATTTCTTATTCCAAATGTTAcggtttatatttaaaaaaatgttctttcttCCTAAATGGGACAGCAAAAAGCAGGTCACTTATTAACATCCACAACTAAATTAGCAAAAGAATAcatgtaggatgtaattatcttattatttgaagaaacgtctgtaatttataaaataatatgcaAAAGTGTCTGAAGAAATCAAATGTTGACTGAGAGGGACTAAAACGAAGCTATTACATTAGAGGCTCCTCTAGTTTCTAAATCTTGTTTGTTTTCTGTCTGTGGCAATGTACGTCTCGAGAAATGGTGTTTTCCCTtttcaacttcttgtgtgactaaagaggccaatccttgatacacagctgctgtCACAGGCTGGGCATCTGTACTCATCAGACGCTGTTGCACTTTCGTCCATCTTTCTACTTCCggtgtgtatggcatctgcattCTGGGACCCTTCTTTTATGCTTGCTCTTTATTTGAATCTATCTAGTGccacctttttttcccccagatgttagtgtcgattttgtaGAGTGAGAGGTAAGCGTTAAATTTAATATAAGGTACTCAACAAAGGAGCAAAATATAATTTCACTTGCAAGCAATGGAACTGCAAGGCAcgcaatcctgatgcagtctcaACGTCAAAGGGGAGATAATGTGAGCAGACTGGATGACTCCTGGCATCGCATAGAGGCTCTTTGATGTGTTAGTTTGATGTCTGATCTTATTCCGATTGACTGAGAGACGTCAAGATCTAATAAGATTATTTTCCAAATGACTTTTGGTATAGCGCACTTTTCAATGCTTAAGCTTGCTAAGCTCTTTTTGATCCAATCTCTTCTGTAGACCTTcttgggggaggggagggggataTCTAGATGAAGACCACAGAGATGATGTCAGACCAGCAAACAAAACTCAGCTCAAGTCGGGTTTCGATCTCTAGCCACTTGATAGGTAGCTAATCGGTTTAGGCCAATAATCCATACATTCCAATCAAGCATTGAACTAAAACTGTTTGATGTACTCCCTTCTTACCCCACCGTGACCAATAAGAATCCATAATAGTCTTTGTTTCTATAGACCTATGAAAACTGTGTTGGTCTAAAACAGCGTTAGTCTAAATTTgtgttggtctataacttttggTCTAAAACAGTTTTAGTCTAAAATTGGGTTGGTCTAAAATAGTGTTCTAAACCGTTTTGTCTAAAACAGTGTTGGTCTAAAATTGTGATGGTCTAAAACAGTGTTGGTCTAAAATTGTGTTGGTCTAAAACAAAACAGTGTTCTAAACCGTTTGGTCTAAAACAGTGTTGGTCTAAAATTGTGTTGGTCTAAAACTGTGTTGGTCTGTTTCAGCTACTGCCGTGCCCCTGACCACCAACGTCACAAGAATCGGCCTAGAGTCCAACGGACTGCCCATCCTATCCTATGCGGTGCCCATATCCAACGACATCGCCATCAGAGTGGCTGTCACTGACTCCGTGCCAGCCTACCCAGTACTGCGTCAACTGATTGGTGAGTCATGTGACTAAACTAGCAATTTCTACTTCTGTGTTACATTATACTTTGGGATTgaggaaaaaaatagaaagtcGTCAGTGTGAAGAAcagggattctcaacctgtgggtcgcgaccccttgaggggtcgattgtcgatttgtcaggggtcgcctaagaccatcgaaaatatggattgtattttgtgtattcttctgttgctggtgtgtgtgttggggggggggtcgcggcagagtgggggatagtaaaaaggggtcgccgagattaaaaggttgagaaccgctggtgaAGAAGAACGTATGTTGTGTATATGTATACAAAGAATAAgggaaattttaatttcaataaataaacaatcgATTCCTTGAGACCGATAATGAATCTGTTACTAGTAATGCTAAGTTGTATAATTGTACGCTAAATGACTTAAGGaagtgcggtggctgagtgatgaagcgctttgcttccgaatcGGATAACCCAGGTTCGAAACCTGTtcaagactgagatttttaatttcgggagcTTTAGGGTGCCTCTTAGTCCACCACAGAAACATAatctttacaccatctgccctatattccgcatggtctgaaaggggaactattattattattatatcattatagcttttatgtagcgctactttcatacttatagcatgctcagagcgctttagtccaatctcatttgtggaccgagtcgggtgtcgaacctcgagcccctttctaggtagccaagacaagccaagttcaagcgcacttcgcctctcgaccacgcttcccacttttGTAATACTACATCATATAGCTGTAATCTAAATGACTTATAGGAAACCCTTCGGGACTAAAAGGCCCTAAATGATAACTCTATTTGTTATCCCTCTTCCAACCGATGCGTCTATAAACTGAAGTAAAATCTAAGTTTGTTTCTAGTCTTAGACTTCTGTCTACTAGTAAGTACAACGCATGGTTTTGGAGATCAAAGATACGAAAGATAATTTGCGTTTACACTACAAGCACAACAATAAATGCAGTTTGCGTAGCCTAGTGTAGATCATTTTAACAAGGTGAACGAGGAtgctatgtggccagcacaacgatcaaccgcctttactatcatataactaatgccaggtaccagGTACCCATTGAAGTTAGACGTCCTGATAATCaacacaataaatataaaagagCTCCACATTTATAACTATATATCTCggtaatgtagaagttatttcccttgtttattATCAAACAAACGATATcattactattaattaattgataaattggtaaatttttttatcgattcatgTGTTATTGGGTACCATAAAATTTGTGTaaactttcagcttgatccgagaatgggtgtgggagaaataactttttttaccagacagagataaactttgtaaaaaaaaacaagtacttATTCAAATATTGATAATTTTGTTTCCATTCGCAGGTACTGCCGGGAGGTACACCGGAAATGTCCTCCTCTTTTTGAACACCGTCCTGAACATTGACCCCCAACTGTTTGTGTTCCCCCTGGTGTGTCCCCCCGTGAGTGTTGCAGGATAAACGCcaaactgaatttttttttttgtactctgTCCTTGTTTGTACTTTGCaccaatattttctttcttatgGCAATACTagataataaaatgtaatcGAACCAATACATGTTTTTAAGTTTGTCTTAattgtgtatgtttgtttgtaacatgtttgtaacatgtttgtaaaatgtttgtaaaatgtttgtaaaatgtttgtaaaaagtttgtaaaaggtttgtaaaatgtttgtaaaatgtttgtaaaaggtttgtaaaatgtttgtaaatgtttgtaagaagtttgtaaaatgtttgtaaaatgtttgtaaaatgtttgtaaaatgtttgtaaaatgtttgtaaaaagtttgtaaaatgtttgtaaaaggtttgaaaatgtttataaaaagtttgtaaaatgtttgtaaaaggtttgtaaaatgtttataaaaagtttgtaaaatgtttgtaaaaggtttgtaaaatgtttataaaaaatttgtaaaatgtttgtaaaaggtttgaaaaatgtttataaaaagtttgtaaaatgtttgtaaaaggtttgtaaaatgtttgtaaaatgtttgtaaaatgtttgtaaaaagttttttaaaatgtttgtaaaaggtttgtaaaatgtttataaaaagttttcttaaattattcaCATGTTTCGAATCCTCCTTGAGAGTTGAGGATACTTtgtttcctagtccaaacctcctgcaggacgatggGCAGTGGCAGCGGACAGGGTCTGAACCCCTGGATCATTAAGACAaccgaactccttcagtccagccgagaccaatcgttacagaaggcctgaacactgacctgtttcgtcacagcctgtgggcagtttagaccaatagctcgttgccacgttgtACAGGCCTGTTGATTAACATGCAGGACTAGATTGaactaggacgtaatcatactCTTGTCTGTGATGGATTGGAGCAGTGGATTGGAGCAGTGGATTGGAGCAGTGGATTGGAGCAGGGGATTGGAGCAGGGGATTGAAGCAGGGGATTGAAGCAGTGGATTGGAGCAGTGGATTGGAGCAGTGGATTGGAGCAGGGGA is a genomic window containing:
- the LOC106054319 gene encoding uncharacterized protein LOC106054319 → MKLQLLAILALALAAYAADADDPTTVCLPSQFQSTVYDFNNRDLGVAAGDFTKNLTVLTFQKANFRLLYDLTALKTYLIVNDTCTNFDMDPSQAIFRCLPATAVPLTTNVTRIGLESNGLPILSYAVPISNDIAIRVAVTDSVPAYPVLRQLIGTAGRYTGNVLLFLNTVLNIDPQLFVFPLVCPPVSVAG